In Leptospira saintgironsiae, one genomic interval encodes:
- a CDS encoding methyl-accepting chemotaxis protein, producing the protein MVNSAISKESSIAKIWTNGAIVINRIRLGLVVLFILTLIGVSKTNHPTQVIAHSVGTGLMALYCIFEFFLARGGKVGIRFQKTLVILDVIILSAIMAADCSIGAIVARDTLANMILFFIYFYIMIYSSLLGEKKFVLLIGLLTAIGVAIALYVGWKSGLILTENASKAKDPDTLIFSVQIVKIGFMITASVILYQLMRLFENLTAEGSRLFGESQVFLTQIKNNQNIIRNSAENLETSIKEFAGYIARTGEKMESQAAALEEVNAVLEELSASSINNTQSIETQNEGISGLASNSQKLGGIIGDITEYSETLSVFAEENKADMENVTIAAEKTNSYLADIANSFNKVDEINQIMGEIADKTNLLALNASIEAARAGVAGRGFAVVANEVSKLADFTSENAKSISSIVKQSQSFINEAKVASAETGDLTEKQKFKLIQTTDRIVQMNELYKEQKFILKSFLNELDTIKSASTDILESTKEQTLGQNELMKTMSQLEKDINEISEESTKLNTEIDKINSQASELRVLSGHSSE; encoded by the coding sequence ATGGTAAATTCCGCGATCTCTAAAGAATCGTCTATAGCGAAAATCTGGACGAACGGTGCTATCGTTATCAACCGGATCCGCTTAGGATTAGTAGTTCTTTTTATTCTAACCTTGATCGGGGTTTCTAAAACAAACCATCCCACTCAGGTAATCGCTCATTCTGTGGGAACAGGTTTGATGGCATTATACTGCATCTTCGAATTTTTTCTGGCGAGAGGTGGAAAGGTTGGGATCAGATTCCAAAAGACATTAGTGATTTTGGACGTAATCATTCTTTCTGCGATCATGGCTGCTGACTGTAGTATCGGTGCGATAGTGGCGAGAGATACCCTTGCAAACATGATCCTATTCTTCATTTATTTTTATATAATGATCTATTCTTCTTTATTGGGAGAAAAAAAATTCGTACTTCTTATTGGTTTATTGACCGCCATCGGAGTTGCAATCGCACTTTATGTAGGCTGGAAAAGTGGACTTATATTAACTGAGAATGCAAGTAAGGCAAAAGACCCTGACACTCTGATCTTCTCCGTTCAAATCGTAAAGATCGGTTTTATGATCACTGCAAGTGTGATCCTATACCAATTGATGAGATTATTCGAAAATCTCACTGCAGAAGGTTCTAGATTATTTGGAGAATCCCAAGTATTCTTAACTCAAATCAAAAATAACCAAAACATCATTCGCAACTCAGCGGAAAACTTAGAAACATCTATTAAAGAATTTGCAGGTTATATTGCAAGGACTGGAGAAAAGATGGAATCCCAAGCTGCCGCTTTGGAGGAAGTAAATGCAGTATTAGAAGAACTTTCTGCATCTTCTATCAATAATACTCAATCGATTGAAACTCAAAATGAAGGTATTTCGGGATTAGCTTCCAACTCTCAAAAGCTGGGAGGTATCATAGGAGATATTACAGAATACAGCGAAACACTTTCCGTATTTGCAGAAGAGAACAAAGCAGATATGGAGAATGTTACCATCGCCGCCGAAAAAACGAATTCATATCTCGCAGACATTGCAAACTCATTCAATAAAGTTGATGAGATCAACCAGATCATGGGGGAGATTGCAGATAAAACAAACCTTCTCGCATTAAACGCGTCTATCGAGGCAGCTAGAGCAGGAGTTGCAGGAAGAGGATTCGCTGTAGTAGCAAACGAAGTCAGCAAGCTTGCAGATTTCACTTCTGAAAATGCAAAATCCATCTCTTCTATCGTGAAACAATCTCAGAGTTTTATCAACGAAGCAAAAGTCGCTTCAGCAGAAACCGGAGATTTAACTGAAAAACAAAAATTCAAACTGATCCAAACCACTGATCGTATCGTCCAAATGAACGAGCTCTATAAGGAGCAAAAATTCATTCTCAAAAGTTTCCTAAACGAGTTGGATACAATCAAGTCTGCGTCCACGGATATTCTGGAATCCACAAAAGAACAAACTCTAGGTCAGAACGAGTTGATGAAGACAATGAGTCAGTTGGAAAAAGACATAAACGAGATCAGTGAAGAATCCACCAAACTGAACACTGAGATCGACAAGATCAATAGCCAAGCTTCAGAGTTAAGAGTATTGAGCGGACATTCTTCCGAATAA
- the mtnP gene encoding S-methyl-5'-thioadenosine phosphorylase produces the protein MGTKVKAAVIGGTGLYSLDGMELVEEVLPETPWGKPSDTIKIGKIHDKLIAFLPRHGVGHFIMPHEVPTKANICALKILGVEEIVAFSSVGSLREEIKPLDFVLPSQIIDRTRGRESTFFGKGVVAHAPFADPFSQNLSDRINKAAAKVNLPIHQNKTLVCMEGPLFSTRAESHMYRSWGGDIINMSVLPESKLAREAEIAYQMVCMSTDYDCWRENEEAVTAEMVMANLGKNAENAKKLLSALIPALGNGDDLSLKNSTKYSIITAPERRNPDTVAKLKVLFPDYL, from the coding sequence ATGGGGACTAAAGTAAAAGCTGCAGTTATCGGAGGCACAGGTCTCTATAGTCTGGATGGAATGGAACTCGTCGAAGAAGTTCTTCCAGAAACTCCTTGGGGCAAACCTTCCGACACGATCAAGATCGGAAAGATCCATGACAAACTAATCGCATTTCTCCCTCGCCATGGTGTGGGACATTTTATCATGCCTCACGAAGTCCCAACAAAGGCAAACATCTGCGCACTTAAAATTTTAGGCGTAGAGGAAATAGTAGCATTTAGCTCCGTTGGAAGTTTGAGAGAAGAGATCAAACCTTTGGACTTCGTCCTCCCAAGCCAAATCATAGACAGAACGAGAGGAAGAGAGTCCACATTCTTCGGAAAAGGTGTAGTGGCTCATGCTCCTTTCGCAGATCCTTTCTCTCAAAATTTAAGCGATAGAATTAATAAAGCTGCCGCAAAAGTAAATCTTCCGATCCACCAAAACAAAACTTTGGTTTGTATGGAAGGTCCTTTATTCTCTACAAGAGCAGAATCTCATATGTATCGTTCTTGGGGTGGAGACATCATCAATATGAGTGTTCTTCCAGAATCAAAACTTGCAAGAGAAGCAGAGATCGCTTACCAAATGGTCTGTATGTCCACCGACTACGATTGTTGGAGAGAAAATGAAGAAGCAGTCACTGCAGAAATGGTGATGGCAAACCTTGGAAAGAACGCAGAAAATGCTAAAAAACTTTTGAGCGCTCTGATCCCTGCACTTGGAAACGGAGATGATCTGAGTTTAAAGAATAGTACCAAGTATTCTATCATCACAGCACCTGAACGCAGAAATCCGGACACTGTTGCAAAACTGAAAGTGTTATTCCCGGATTATCTCTGA
- a CDS encoding alpha/beta hydrolase, whose protein sequence is MKIQKFMLYLLSVIFIIFLGLFGLLYSNQDKLIFFPEILPEDFHFSFPYTFQEVSLELEDGEKIYALFFPAQGPSKGTVLYFHGNAGSLRSWGGVAEDFVPRGWDLLMTDYRGYGKSRAKLSEKGMYQDAERWYEYLKTDKLKKENEIILYGRSIGTGVVVDLGTKTNPGYIILETPYTSLADLAKEYYPFVPEWFLAYSLRSENKIGKLHSPVTIIHGNEDEIVPFRQGKKLFKTALESGVKIEFLEIEGGNHNNLSFFPEYQKGLANILGAVHLNRRKSNSQR, encoded by the coding sequence ATGAAAATCCAAAAATTTATGTTATATCTTCTTTCGGTTATATTCATTATTTTTCTGGGGCTTTTCGGCTTGTTATATTCAAATCAGGACAAGCTGATTTTCTTCCCTGAAATTTTGCCTGAGGATTTTCACTTCTCCTTCCCTTATACATTCCAGGAGGTTTCTTTAGAGTTAGAGGATGGAGAGAAAATATATGCATTATTCTTTCCCGCCCAAGGTCCTTCCAAAGGTACTGTTCTGTATTTTCATGGAAACGCAGGGAGTTTAAGAAGTTGGGGCGGAGTTGCAGAGGACTTTGTCCCAAGAGGTTGGGACCTTCTTATGACCGATTATAGGGGTTATGGCAAAAGTAGAGCCAAGCTAAGCGAGAAGGGAATGTACCAGGATGCAGAACGCTGGTATGAATATTTGAAAACGGATAAATTGAAAAAAGAAAATGAGATCATTCTTTATGGAAGATCTATAGGAACTGGAGTTGTAGTAGATTTAGGAACCAAAACAAATCCAGGTTATATTATATTAGAAACTCCTTATACTTCTTTGGCAGATCTAGCAAAAGAATATTACCCATTTGTGCCTGAATGGTTTTTAGCTTATTCTCTTAGGTCAGAAAATAAGATCGGGAAATTACATTCTCCAGTAACAATCATACATGGAAACGAAGACGAGATCGTTCCATTCAGACAAGGAAAGAAATTATTCAAAACCGCTTTGGAATCTGGAGTTAAAATAGAGTTTCTGGAAATAGAAGGAGGAAATCATAATAATCTCTCCTTCTTTCCAGAATACCAAAAGGGATTGGCTAATATTTTAGGAGCGGTCCATTTAAACCGAAGAAAATCAAATTCTCAGAGATAA
- a CDS encoding methyl-accepting chemotaxis protein, which yields METSHLKTESTILQIWKNGAIVINRIRLGLVLLFIISLAGAYKSFQPLQFLVHAGGTAFMGIYCIFNFVVNRKRNMSIGYHKLFVLFDVNVLSATLILDTFVSPDVAAGTLKNVVLFFIYFYIMIYSCLLGERVFVLIVGAFSTAGAIIALVCALQNGVGFVNDPEAAKLPYNLSGSTEIIKIAFIFVASVILAQLMRLFLRLTEEGNRLHTDSKELLEKLSENQTIIKDSAISLEDSIVKFAQFINRTGEKMESQAAALEEVNAVLEELSAASTNTSRSIESQNISLSELSDDSKKLGEIVSNITGYSEALSTFANDNKADMENVTIAAEKTKSYLADIAGSFDKVDQINQIMGEIADKTNLLALNASIEAARAGEAGRGFAVVANEVSKLADFTSENAKSISAIVRQSQSFIQEAKIASAETGDLTEKQKFKILETSDRIVQMNKLYLEQRNIIRKFLSELESIKSVSNEIHESEKEQSLGQKEMIRTMSQLEKDINEINEDSASLNSEIDRIKTKASELKVLSDNS from the coding sequence ATGGAAACTTCCCATCTAAAAACCGAGTCCACGATTTTACAAATCTGGAAGAACGGAGCTATCGTAATCAACCGGATCCGATTGGGCTTGGTCTTACTTTTTATTATTTCCTTAGCGGGAGCTTATAAAAGTTTTCAACCTCTACAATTTCTAGTCCATGCAGGTGGCACCGCCTTCATGGGCATTTACTGCATTTTCAATTTTGTAGTGAATCGTAAAAGGAATATGTCTATCGGATACCATAAACTTTTTGTGTTATTCGATGTGAATGTTCTAAGCGCCACCTTGATCTTGGACACTTTCGTTTCTCCGGACGTTGCAGCTGGGACATTAAAGAACGTTGTCTTATTCTTCATTTATTTTTACATAATGATCTATTCCTGTCTTTTAGGAGAAAGGGTTTTCGTTTTGATCGTTGGAGCATTCTCTACTGCAGGTGCAATCATTGCTCTTGTATGTGCGCTTCAAAATGGCGTCGGGTTTGTGAATGATCCGGAAGCAGCAAAACTTCCCTATAACCTAAGCGGTTCTACTGAGATTATCAAGATTGCATTCATATTTGTTGCAAGTGTGATACTTGCCCAGCTAATGAGATTATTTTTAAGATTAACGGAAGAAGGAAATCGCCTCCATACCGATTCCAAAGAGCTACTCGAAAAATTAAGCGAGAATCAAACAATCATTAAAGATTCTGCAATTAGTTTGGAAGATTCTATCGTTAAATTTGCACAGTTCATCAATCGCACTGGAGAAAAGATGGAATCCCAGGCTGCTGCTTTGGAAGAAGTTAATGCAGTGTTAGAAGAACTTTCCGCCGCTTCTACAAATACTTCTAGATCGATTGAATCACAGAATATTAGTTTGAGCGAACTTTCAGATGATTCTAAGAAGTTGGGCGAAATAGTTTCTAATATCACAGGTTATAGTGAGGCACTTTCTACATTCGCAAATGATAATAAAGCGGATATGGAGAATGTGACAATCGCCGCTGAAAAAACAAAATCCTATCTTGCTGATATCGCGGGCTCCTTTGACAAGGTGGATCAGATCAACCAGATCATGGGAGAAATTGCAGATAAAACGAACCTTCTCGCATTAAACGCATCTATTGAAGCTGCCCGTGCGGGAGAAGCAGGGAGAGGATTTGCAGTAGTAGCAAACGAGGTCAGCAAGCTCGCAGATTTCACTTCTGAAAATGCAAAATCCATTTCTGCAATCGTAAGACAGTCTCAGAGTTTTATCCAAGAAGCAAAAATTGCATCTGCAGAAACAGGAGATCTGACCGAAAAACAAAAATTTAAAATCCTGGAAACGTCTGATAGGATCGTTCAGATGAACAAACTTTATCTGGAACAAAGAAATATTATCCGTAAGTTCTTAAGTGAATTGGAAAGTATCAAATCAGTTTCAAATGAGATCCATGAATCTGAAAAAGAACAATCCTTGGGCCAAAAAGAAATGATCCGAACCATGTCCCAACTAGAAAAAGATATTAATGAAATTAACGAAGATTCAGCTAGCTTAAACTCAGAGATTGATCGGATCAAAACGAAGGCTTCTGAACTAAAAGTATTGAGCGATAATTCCTAA